The Bacteroides ovatus genomic interval ATAGTTATCTGTCTTATAGGCATTGATCAAGTTCTGACTGGGTAAGAAAAATCCGTCGCCACCATAAGGACCTTTAGGAGCATTCAACAGATTACTCCAGTTTATATTCCCGGCACCATCGGTTTCATCATCCATCGAATATTGTACAGCAAACACAGACTCTACCCCATTTTCATATTCCAATTGATCAAGTTTCTGAAAATCGTTCAAAAGAGTATATGCCTTTCCTTGCGCACCTACTTTGTCGCAAAGAGTCACCACTTCAGCTAACAATTGTTTATCAATAGCAACCACTTGGTTATTATCATCTTGTCGGTAAGCCTGATAAAGTCTAGCTTTGGCAGCATAAGCATAAGCAATGTTCTTAGTGACACGCCCTACTTGAGATTGAGTATCAGGCAAATCGTTAGCAGCATCAAGAAATTCTTGTGCTATTTTACCCAGAAGTTCTTCACGGGTAAACTGATTGTTGGGAATGTACTTATAGTCATCATTTTCCACATTCTCATCAAAATAAGGTACTTGCTTGAAAAGGCGAACCAGTTCAAAGAAGAAGTGTGCACGAATCACTTTCATTTCGGCTTTACGACTTTTAATCATCGGCAAAGCGTTCTCATCAAGCGTATTCATTACCCGCAATGCGCTGTTACAACGTTGCAAGCAACAATAAAGTTGAAACCATTTTTCGTCGGCATTGCCCCATGTAGCATCTATTTTAAAGGTTTCAAGCAGCGTACAAAAGTCTCCATCATTTACACCGCCACCACCTTTGTAGGCATTATCCGAACGTACTTCACCATACGTCCAATTGGTCATCGGCACCCAGTGCATATCACGATTAGGACCTTTCAATCCTGCATAAGCTGAAGTAACCAAAAGCTCTACACCATCGGCCGATGATAACAAATCGTCATTGAGTGTACCCTGAGGTTTAATATCTAGAAAACGACTCTCATCGCAACTTGCCAATAGTGCCATCACACCTACTGCAAAGATATATTTCAATTTCATAATGTTCTGTATTTAGGATAAAAATTAAAAACCAAGTGATAGACCGAATGTATAGGTACGAGGTTGGGGATATGGATAGCCCAATCCTTCCGGGTCGGCACCCGTATAATTAGTCAGCGTAAAAACGTTCTGTGCTTGCAGATACAAACGCAAATTGGAAAGATGCGCTTTCTTAATCCACTTATCCGGGAAAGTATAACCCACAGTTAGAGTTTTCAACTTCACATAAGAACCATCTTCAATAAAGAAAGTGGAACTGCGTGTTTCTACATTATTATCAACTACAGTCAATGCAGGGATATCACAATTATAAACTCCCGTTTGCTCATAAGCATTCCAAGCATGCATTGCATCCATCAAACGTACAGAGTGATTACCTGTCCAACCTTGAAAAAGGTCGGTATAAAACTTGGAATTGTTCCATGCATCGCGAATCATACCATTGAAGAATACAGAAAGGTCAAATCCTTTGTAAGATGCACCGATGTTCAATCCACCAATAAATCTAGGTTGGT includes:
- a CDS encoding RagB/SusD family nutrient uptake outer membrane protein; protein product: MKLKYIFAVGVMALLASCDESRFLDIKPQGTLNDDLLSSADGVELLVTSAYAGLKGPNRDMHWVPMTNWTYGEVRSDNAYKGGGGVNDGDFCTLLETFKIDATWGNADEKWFQLYCCLQRCNSALRVMNTLDENALPMIKSRKAEMKVIRAHFFFELVRLFKQVPYFDENVENDDYKYIPNNQFTREELLGKIAQEFLDAANDLPDTQSQVGRVTKNIAYAYAAKARLYQAYRQDDNNQVVAIDKQLLAEVVTLCDKVGAQGKAYTLLNDFQKLDQLEYENGVESVFAVQYSMDDETDGAGNINWSNLLNAPKGPYGGDGFFLPSQNLINAYKTDNYGLPLFDTFNADDYGIYEGSELTNIDATVDPRLDFVTGRPGITWKTYTVEPCKANWIRNSGEYGFNCTKRFYISPESEDMFQGWPWGASHLNWQIIRYADVLLWKAEALIEIGEATGLEEARKIINRIRLRAKNSPYVKDFEHSEQDAANYLIGEYPAEGWSQDFARKALRWERRMEFAMEGDRFFDLVRWGIAAETMNSYISVEQNKRVYYRGARFVRGRDEYLPIPNAQYNFSEGNYVQNPGYGKFN